Part of the Nisaea sediminum genome is shown below.
AAGGACGTCGTGAAACAGGCCGACGTGATCGTGATCCCTGTTCTTCCCTCCGCTTTCGACGAGGATGGCACCCGGCATTTCATGGATCAGCTCGCAGGCCTCAAACCGATCCGGAAGAACAAGCGCGCCGTGGCCTTTGTCGGGAACCGCGTCCGGCTGCGGACGAAGGCTGCGGATCGCCTCGAGGCGTTCCTTGAGGACCTTGGATTTCCGAAAGTCGCGACCTTGCGGGACACGCAACTCTTTGCCCAGGCGGCGGCGGAAGGAAAATCGATCATGGAACTGCCCAGCCGCCGGGCCTACGAGCATGTCATGGACCTGCAGCCATTGATCGACTTCATTGAGGAAACACGTCTCGGCGGCTGAACCGGACGCTGAACATTTTTGCACGTGTCCGCATCCGCGTTGTTCGTTGCCCGGTCTCTTGGGAATGCGGATTATCCGCCGGATTTCAGGAGTGACCGGGACGGGAACATGAACACCGGATCTGCACTGAAGACGGCGTTTCTTGTCGTCGTCTCCTGCGCCTTCTTCGCCGCGGCCAATGCCTGCGCGAAGGGCGTCCAGTTGCTGGAAGGCGGACCCGCCCTGCATCCGGTCCAGATTGC
Proteins encoded:
- a CDS encoding ParA family protein, with the translated sequence MFTIAVANTKGGAGKTTLATTLAAHYAARGLDTALGDLDTQQSSLSWLRRRPADLPKIRGVDLEAEGAKPRKKTEILVVDCVAAMSRDVVKDVVKQADVIVIPVLPSAFDEDGTRHFMDQLAGLKPIRKNKRAVAFVGNRVRLRTKAADRLEAFLEDLGFPKVATLRDTQLFAQAAAEGKSIMELPSRRAYEHVMDLQPLIDFIEETRLGG